The Bacteroidales bacterium genomic sequence TTTAATATCATTTTTCAATTTATACACTTTTGCTTCTGTCTCTTTTGAACAAAAACTACCGTACCACGGCATATTTTCGGAAATATAAACACTGTATTTTTCTGTATTAAAATCAGGCAGTTTTTTATACAATTTCATTATTTCTTTTTTTTCGCTTTTGAATTTTTTTATGTTTTGTTTATCTTTTTCATTATGAGGAATAAAATCGTCATATTTACGAGATAAATGAGCTATATTATACTTATTCGGCAACTTTTTTACAATTCCGGAAACAGAATCGTTTGTATTATTTGCAGATTTAATTTCATCATTGGTAAGTGCTTTTTCAAAAGTAAATTTTAATTGATATTGAATTTTTCCGATTATTTTAGTTTTAATATATTCTTCGTAATTATCATTTAGCATTTTATCTGTATTTATAAAATTACATATTCTTGCGGAATCAGGTTTTGTAAGAAGAACAGTATTTGTCGAATTTCCGGTTACAATCCAACCTTTGGGAGCAATGCTTTTTATTTTATCAATATCAATTTTGTATTCGCCGGCATTTTTTTCTTTTTTATTTACCTGCTTATTAAGTAAATCTTTGTATTCTTCTGCTTTGCTCAAGAGTATGCCGTCTTTTGACTGCGAAAGTAATGTTACTTCATCCGGTATTTGTTTTTTACCTGTTGTTTTACTTTCAATTAATTCATCATTATAAAAATAATACTTTCCCTCAAATGATTTATCAGTTAAACGATATGCATTTAAAGTATCATTTTGGTTTTCATAAGTATGCTCTTCTTCGGTAATACAGATAAGTTTAGAATTGTTAAAATAAAATGTGGTTAACAAAATTGTGGTTTTTGTGTCAAACCTCTCATTAATTATATAAATTTGATTGTCTTTAACAAAACCTGATGCTTTTACAGAATGGTCACTTACAGGTATTTCAATAAATCCAAAATCAGACCTTTCTGTATTCGCAGAAACAACAGAATCAATACCGGCAATTGTTTGACTAAAGGATATCATAGTAATGAAGTTTAAAAATGATATTAAGATGTATGTTTTCATATTTTTATATTTTTATTTTTGATTAAAACTATTTCCCTCTGTTAATTCAATTTGCTCAACATTTTTCCATTCTCTGATGTCTTTTTCTGCTTCCGGATTATTACATTTCAATAATTCAACAATTATGTTCTTGCCTTCTTTCTTATCATATATAATAATTATTCCTACATTATTAGGGAGCATATAACTCGCAGAGGGTTTTGTGAATTTGCGGGAGAAAACATTTTTCTCTGCACCGAATTTAACTAATAAATCATCTGCTTTTTCGAATTCCGTCCCTATTTTTATAATATTGTTCATTTCCAGTTTTTTAATTTTTTGATAAACTTGATAAACCTTCACATCACATTCGGTAAATGAGATTATTAGTTTATTTTTTTTGAATTTTTCAATTTGCAATACATATTTACCTCTCTCACTTCCTTCTTTATCGCCGATTCTGTATTTTTCATCAAGCCGAAACTCATTTCCTGTAATTTGAAAAGTTCCTCCGGACTCAAAGCCCCAAATAAATCTTTTGTATTTGCTGTTTTCAAAGAATTCTAATGTATTTTCTTTTTCATCATTATTTGTCATAATATTTCCGTAGAAATCTTTCGTGCTTTTATAATCTAATTCCCATTTGCCGATAATAAGTTGCTCGGAATTTTCTTTTTCATTATTAATATATTTCATAAAATCATCTAATTTCCAATTTGTATCTTGTATATAAGCTTTTTTATCTTTTCCGGAATTTTTATTAAAGCTAAAAATGTATTTCTCACCAATTTTTAAATTGTATATTTTATCAGATTTTTTCTTTTCTTCTTTATATTCTTTGCTGTTTAAATAATCTTTTGGAATTGATTTATTAAAATCCTGAAAATAGCAAAAATCAATTATAAATTCAGTATCTGCAAAATTACCTTTTTTGGTTTTTTCTAATGAAAGTTTTATAAATCCGTAACCATCTTCTGCGAAAGGTATTACATCTTCTACCTTTGCAATTAATACTAAATCAGAGTCAACCTTACCGGGACTTATATTAACTTCAACCCAATATGAGCCTGCTCCGAATTCGTCAATTATTTTGTACATATAATCGTATTCAAGCACTATTTTTGTATGCTTCAATTGCCAAATTAAAGTTGTTACACTGTCTTGTTTATTAATTTTTTGATGATTGGGTTTTCCGTATGCTTTTATAAATTTTGTTTTAATTTCTTCAAAGAAATTTTTTGCTTCTTTATCCTCAATAATACTAAATGTATTGCGTTGCAGAATTTTGTTTAATTGATTATTGTTATCGTAATAAAGCCAAGTATTCATTCCTTGATATTTGAAACAAGCATCCAATGCTGTTGTTTTTGCAAATTCGCTTTTCTTTTCGTTCAATATTTTCTCAACATTTTCTTTATCTGTTTTCCAAGATAAAAATTCCCATCCGTTAAAATTAATTAAGTCTTGAGCTTGTATTTTTATTCCGCCGGCAGAAAACGAAACTGTTATGACTAACAGAAAAATTGTGTTTATTTTTTTCATTTTCTATAAAGTTATTTATTATAAGATTATTTTTTATTTCCAATTCCAATTCAATTCATCATTTATAGTAAATCCAAGAGTCTGAAATTTCTCTCTCAATTCTGTAATATCATTAATTTCTCTTTTGGGAATTATCAATGACATTCCTGTAGAAATTTTAAGAAAAAAGTGATTTGAAGTTTCATTAATTTTTTCAATTTCTTTTAAAAAAACTTTTCCTTCTCCAATTTTACTTTTAGTGTAAATATATTCGGAACCAAATTCTACATCTTCTGTTTCTCCAAATCTGTTTTTATAGTTTTCTTTTATGTGATTTTTGTAGTGTCTTTTATATCTCCAATTAAAATATTTAGGATAAAATATTCCTATAAGAACTGATGTTACAACAAAATATATTGTTATTGATAAAATCTCTAAACAGAAGAAATAAAGTGCAAATATTACAGACGCAATTGTTAAAATTAACCAAGCGTTTCTCTTTTTTTTTTGTATCCGTTTCGATTTAGAAGATGTAAAAAGTTGGAACTCTAAAAAGTCGTTTTCTTGTATTTTGAATTCTATTTTCATTTGTTATTTTATTATGCAAATGATTACCCATTTTTCAGGTATTTCTTCAAAGTAATATATTTCATCTCCAAATCGGTCTTCTTTACGAATAGTTTGTCCGTCAATATAATACAGTGCATCGCCGTATCTGTCTTCTTTACGGATAGTTTGCTCGTCGAAATAATATAATGCATCACCATGTCTGTCTTCTGCTCTGACAGTATTATCGTCAATAAAATAAATTGCATCACCATATCTGTCTTCTTTGCGGATAGTTTGTTCGTCAAGATAATATAATGCGTCACCGTGTCTGTCTTCTGCCCTGAGAGTATTATCATCAATAAAGTAAATTGCATCACCGTATCTGTCCTTTTGATTTATACTTTGTGCATTTGTTACAGTTGTAAAGGCAACAATAACTACAAGGGAAAGAATTATTTTTTTCATACGTTTAAATTATAGTTTAAGTAATTAATAATTTTTGTTTTTAATATATAAATTTGTTCAGTCTAAGGTATAGCCTGCCTGTCGGCAGACAGGGAACACCAACCCAAAAACTTTGAGCTCTTTGCGATATTTTTTAAGCATGCGGTAATTACTATGTAATTAATGTGGCGATTTTCCGACATGAGTGTTTCATGTGTCTAAAAATTCATTCATAATGTTCCCGGTCTTCATCTATTAGCCCGTGTGTAGGACAATAAAACAAATAATGTGCATATTTATCGCCTAAAAATCTGAATCCCTGTAAAGTTTGATTACATTTTGTACATTTTCCTCTTAAAGCATTTGCAGAAAAAGCGTCAATAAAAACTATTTTACCGGCATTAATATTTATTATAAAATAATATACTTTGTCTTTATAAGTTTCCGGATTTTTATAATCGTTTATTAATAATTGTTTTGCAGGACTGTGAATATAAAGCACAAAACAGGAATCTATTTTTCCTGAAATCATACCAAGTGTATTCACAGCAAGCTCAAATTGTTGTTGATTCTTAACCGGTTTAATATCTTTTATTGTTCCGATAACTGAAATCGTATCATTTTGTGCAACTGCAAACATACTTGTAATGATTGAAATAAGAATTATTATTAATTTTTTCATAAGTTTATTTATCAGTAATTGAAATAGTTACCGGATCAGAATCGGGTAGTTTATTTATTAATCTTCCAATAAACTTAATTTGATATTCACCTGTTTCATTAATATTATAGCCTTTATTTAATTCAATTTTTTGAGAAATTTTTTCTTTTGGTTTCAGTATAATAAAATCATCTTGAGCAGGAGGTTTTCTTTTAATCATATTTCCGATATACTTAACTTTTACTTTATTATGTATAATTTCAAAATAATCAGCTGTAAATTCCTTTTCCAGCGGAGTTTGCCAACTGCAAAATTTATATTCTTTATCTGAATTATTTATTATTGTGAAAGTAATAATTATTCTTTCATTAATATGAAATACATCTTTATTTGTTTCAAGTGTTACATTGATGTTGTTTGTATTTTTATGAATAGTTGTTAATGTTACAGTTTTTTTATCAAGATTTACTTTTGAAATATTTGAATAGCTGTCTAAATATTTCCATTGAACGGTAAAAATATTTCCATATTCGTTTTTTAAATATTCAACAGATGCACGACATGTATAATAATCACTTTCATCTTTTGACAGAACTTCTTTTTCACGGATTCTTTCTAATCCATCCATTGTTGCGGGGTTTGCAACTTCCTTATTGTTAATAAAAAATGTTGCGTGTTTAAATACATTTTCAATAGACAGAACCGGAACAGGAACTGTATCGCTTAAATTGGTAACAACAAGTGTGAACATTACAAGTTTTTGTTGTTTTCCGTTGTCATCATTACCAACATCAAATTTTATATTATTTCCTGTTATAATTTCATAATCTTGTTCATCCATTTCTGTAAGTATTTCCGCAATTTGTTCGTAAACTTCTTTTCTTTTAATTTGGGTATAAAAATTATTTCCGAGAGTAATATTTTGGTCTGCGGGAACGAAATATCTGTTTAGTAAAGTCAATAAATCCCATTGATTTTCTTCTCCGGTGTAGTTTGGGTACTTTTTGTTTTTCAGTTCTTCTTCTTTCAATAAAGCAAAATTTAAAATATCGTCTAAAGCAGTGATAATGCTTTCTTTTTGTTGTTCTGTTTCGTATTGTAATTCTGCATTTTTGAAAAACTCATAAACATCATCTGTTTGATTTAAGTTGCAAGCTGTTAATGTAACAGCAATTATAAATAATGCCGATAATGTAACTGTTTGTGATGTTTTTTTAATTTTCATAATATCAATTTTGTTGTTTTATTTATAAATTAACCCGTTAGTATTCCAAGTATTAATGTTATTATATTCATCAATACTTATAAGAGTATTTGATTCATCGTTAAAAATCAAAGTTTTAATTAAAACAATAATACTGTTATCTCTGTTAAAAGAATAAATTTCTTTATCAGATTCAGTCTTCCACAGCTTCAAAGAGTTATCGGTACTTGCACTTGCAATACAGGTCTCGTTTGCGTTTAAAGTTACGGCAGTTATTTTTGCAGTATGTCCTCTGTAAGTTTTTATTTTTGTATTTTCCTTATAATTCCATAATTCAACTGTTCCGTCAAATTTTCCGATTACCAAAAATTTTTCGTTGAAATATGAACAAGATGTTTCTTGAGATATGGAATCTGTCACAATAGTTTCCATTAATCTCATACTGTTAATTTGGGCATTAGTTGTTTTTGCTCCCATAAATAACAAGGCAAACAAAATAACGCCGGTTATTTTTTGTTTTTTATTTAACATATTTTTGTGTTTAGTTTTTACGGTTGTAAAATATTATTTCTATAACATACACAGCGAAGATGTATTAATTTTTAAAATTCCATAAAAAAAATATTATTATTTTATTATAGAATTATAAACGATTTGCAGTATATTCTATTATGGATTGTTTTAGCCTGCATTATTCATAAAAATTTTAAAAAATCAGTTATATTGCAGATTATCAAATTTTTACGCATCTCTTTAATAAAAACTGATTTTTTAAAGTTTTTACCAAAGGTGCATTTTTTCTTTGCCGGACTTATCGTTGCAAACCTTTCGCAGTATTAATATACAGCTTCAAGGTTTGTCGCCTCAATTCCGACAAAGAAAAAACGCATGAATAATGCAGGTTAGGGAAAAAATAATTTTTATATGAAGCATAAAGTTGAGAAAATAAGTTTAAATCGTTTCGGACAGAAGCTAAAAGCTACCAAACAACTACAGAAATATGAAAATATAACTTATTCAACAATTATTTTTTCAACTTTTATAAAATCAGTTGTTTGAATTTTTACAAAATAAATTCCTTTCGGATGATTGCTTAAATCAACTTGAAACTCATACGATGACTTTAAATCATTGTATGAGTAAACAATTTGCCCGTTGATATTTATAATTTCAACCAACTGAATACTTTCTCCTTTTTTAATTGCCGAAAGCATGTCAACAGTAAATATTCCTGTTGTTGGATTTGGGTAAATACTATAAACATTACTTTGTACTTTGGTAATTGACGAAATTTCTGTTTTTTTTAACAGATATACTTCATCTTTATAAATGGTTAAATCGTGATTTCCTGCAGAAAGTATTTGTGTATCTAAAGTTCCTAATGTATCAGACGGAACCATATTCGTAAGTTTATAACCGGATGTTATGGTTATAGAATAAGTTGCAAAGTCGTTATCTGTCCAAAATATTTCAAAATTATCATAAGTGATTAAATCTTGATATAAATAGCCGTAATTTCCTCCTGATTCATTATGAAAAGAATTATTACAAATAAAATTTGCTTTATCTGTATCAATATTTTCAGCTAACTTTTTATAGCTGTAATAATTTTTTCTCATGTAATTAAATTCATTTGCCGGTTCTCCGCAATATGAACCGTCTCCAATTAATCCCATTGAATTATAAATGCTGCCGGGGTTCCCCGCAAATCCGTGCCATTCCATCAGATTATTCCAAAAAAGTTT encodes the following:
- a CDS encoding YcxB family protein, translating into MKIEFKIQENDFLEFQLFTSSKSKRIQKKKRNAWLILTIASVIFALYFFCLEILSITIYFVVTSVLIGIFYPKYFNWRYKRHYKNHIKENYKNRFGETEDVEFGSEYIYTKSKIGEGKVFLKEIEKINETSNHFFLKISTGMSLIIPKREINDITELREKFQTLGFTINDELNWNWK